The DNA region TGGCTCCCAATTAAACGAAGGGATATAAAAGTTAGGAATATTACCACTTCCCCCACCCTTCCGATACTCTGCCATCTTAGTCACACGTTGGTAGAGAGATGTAAAAGAGTATAATAAACGAGAGGTTATTTTTCTGTCTTGAAACCTGAAACAGTTCCATAATACTGCTAGACAGGCAAGACTTCGCTTCGTATAAAAATGGTGAAAATGAGTAAAACCATGTGATACTTTAGGCTGTTCGGTATTGTACCCATCAGGCATCCGATCCGTCGGATACCAGTAGGGTATCTCCACCTCTTCGATCCTCTGGATCAGGGCAAGGTCGTTCTCGTCCGGCACCTTCTCAAACCGTTTCTTCCCGACCGAGTAGTTGATCAAGACCGGCACCTGCTTTGCCCGCCGCACCGTCTCGCCGATGGCCTCGTCATGGACGTACTCCCATGCCCGCTCGAGCGAGCGCTTCGTCATCATCGCGCCGCAGTGCGGGCAGGGAAACTCGTCGCGGACCTTCCCCTCCTTCTGGTCCACCGCCGCCTCCCAGAAGACGATCTCCTCGGAGCACGATGGGCAGACAAAGACATCGCTCCAGACCGTGTAGTTGATCCTTCCCTTCACCGGGGTTCTGGTGCCGTCCAGGTCGGCTTTAAACTGGACCTTCCCATCCACGAGATGGTTCGTCTCGTACATCCAGCCGCACTCCTTCTCCACCTCGGCAAGGATCCGTTTCGCCTCCCGCTCGAACTCCACCGGGTCCACCGGGTTGTTGTAGTTGTAGGCGATGAAGGTTGCCGCCGGCGAGAGGTCGCAGAGGACCGCCCGGCGGGCACCCCACACCACGTCGGGCATCTCCCGCTCAACCTTCTCCCTGAACTCCGGGTCTGGATTGCCGCACATCTGTGCCGCCACCCCTGTCATCCCCGTCCCGCAGAAACCGTCAAAGACGATATCGCCGGGATCGGTGTAGTGAAGGATGTAGCGCATGATCGCCTTGTGCGGCACCTTCGTGTGGTAGGAATGAGCGTTGTAGATGGGATCGTTCTTCCCCTCCCTCACGTCAGCCGCAAACGGCTCCCGCTCATACCTCTCCTCCGGGTCATACGGCCGCCCGTAGCGCTCGATGAACTCCCCGATCCAGGGATTCGGGCACGCAGTGTAGTAGGGCGGGTCGGAAAGCGCAATGATATCTTCGTCCTTTCCAATTGGGAACCCCTCAACATCACGCAGAGAGTCAAGAATCTCCTTTGTCAACTCGTATTTTTTACCGTTCATCCCTACTCCACCACAATACGGATCTCCCGCTCCTCCCTGCCTCTTGTCAAGGATTTGATGTAACCCTCAAACCGGTTCCGGAACTCGTCCACCGTGCAGGGCGACCCATTCCCCTTCAGGCCATCCATCAGAGCATCCCTGGTGATTGTCACCTTCACAAGCCCCGAAAGAACCTCCTGCATCGCCTTCACAAACTCGACAGATATCTTCTCCGGAAGCTCTTTTGCCGCCATAAAATCCTCAACCAGTTTCCTCTCATCGGGTTTCAGGGCTTCAAGGCTTGTGCTGACCGCCGGGTCGCTGAGGTTCTCCAGCAGTGTTTGCGTCCACCTATTGTAGAGATCATCCAGCCTGTCCTCAAGCGCCGAAAGAATGTTCTCCAGTGGCGCGGATATCTCCTCATCCGCCGGCCTGAACTGACAGTACGGGCAGGTCACTGAGTTCTCAAGAGCGCTACTATCCAGCGCAAAGCACGGCTTCAGGCGTGTCAGTTCCGCCTCAAAACGGGTCAGATCACCCTTCGGCATGATCTCGATGCTCGAGAGCTCCCGGATTGCCTTGAGGGCAGGACTCTTCATTAACCTCTTCTTCCGGTTGTCCCCCTCGACACCCAGGCGCGCCGCACCATGGAGACGCAGGTACTCGTCGATGTACTCCTTTTTCAACCGGTTCAGTTCCCGTTCGAACTCCCTCTGGAACTCTTTGGTCTTCTGAGTCTCCGGATCTCTGATCTTCTCCAACAGGGCTTTTTTCTGCTCAACCAGCGATTGCAGAAAAGGGTTATCGTCAGGCAGGACCCTCTCTGCCTCTGCGAGGTATTGAGTAACCGGCGCGACACGCCTACAGAACTTATCCAGATCCCCGATCTCCCGCATAACCTCCAGGTTCTTTTGCTGCTTGCGCACATCAGCCCGGCTGCTGCCGAAGTTCCGGAGTTGCCCCTCCGTCTTGAACCGCTGGAGCGACTCGAGGAAGACCTTAAGGTCATCAAGTTTCCGGGCAGCATCCTCTTTTCTGCTCTCGTCAAGAACGCTCTGCCCCCATAGCGTCAGAGAACTCTTCAACACCTCCTTAGCCGCAACAACCTCTTCGATCAACCCGGCCACGCGTGCCTGCAACTGCTTCACCGCTTCCCGGTGGGTTGCGGAGTTCCGGACAAGTGCTGGTGATATCTCGATGAGAGAGAAGAGTTCGGCAAGCACCTCGATCGGCGGTTCTTTTGGCAGTTCAAGGTGTTTAAACGCTGTCAGGTCAGCAACACTCATCCTGGTGAGGTCCTCAAAATTTGCGGCTGTAATCTTCTTCCCCGGATACGCCACCACCACATCCCCATGGTATACCATGGCGGCAATAACAACGACAACAAACTCAGGCTCAAGCCGGAACCGCAGATCATACTCGACACCCCTCTGGCCGCCGATGATCTCGCTCCGGTTCAGCACCTGACCAACCCCCCTGCTCCGGATGAGATCATTGATGTGGCGGGCATATACGGAATTCTCAGTATTGATAGAACCGTCTTCAAGCAGGTTGAGACCGTCAAGAACTGCAATGCCGCGCTGTACGCGGACACCGCTTATACACTTGATGGCATCCTTCATCGCCTCTTCCCGCTCTTTAGACCGTATAACCTGCAAGAAATGGGGGTAATCCGGGGCGATCTCCTCAAAGTGGGGCGCAAGACAGTGGGCTGAGATGTCATTGATGGTATCCGATATATCCCCCGAAGTGTTTATCCCCCCCTCTTTTGCCAGCTCAACCAGGGGCCGGGTCACCCCCTGGTACGTCACGTCGTATGCGGTGATGATGTTCTCCCGCAGCCACTTTGTGATCGTCTTGAGGTGCTCGGACGCCTTGGCTCCGTATATGCTGCGGTTCGACCCCGAAGAGTTAGTGAACATCTCCCTCGCGCCGGCATATAACCTTAGAGCAGTCTCGAAAGTCTCGTTCATCCTGCTTAACCTGAAGAAGACCTCATCCGACCGCAGTTCGTCCGTGAAGAGCGGCGGATCGTATGGCTGGAGGAAGTAGATGTAAAAGTCGCGTGGCGGCTGGGCGGTCGACCGTTCGTTGGGCGCTCCAAAGAAGAGGTAGCCAGACCTCCCGGCTTGCCGATCCCTCCAGATGACCTCATGCTCCCAGATCCGGTAGCCTGGCACATAGGTCGATCCCGGTGTCTTCATCACCCCGGCCAGGACCTCGAAATAGTAGCGATCCAGTATCCCTTTATCCAGGGAATCGGCCCGCTCTTCGATCTTTGCGTCATAATCAATGTCCTTCCGAACATCGATGTAATACATATCGTTCTCATCATTATGCGATATGAACTGCCCGCTGACGGTCTTTCCGATCTCACGGAGTATCGACTCGATTGTGGTGAGCAGGAACTCCGAATCCTGCTCCGGTATAGGGAGATAGATACAGAGATCATCCCGGATCTCTTCCGGCGTCAACCCAATCGGGGAACTCACATCGCCTGTCGTGAGACGATGGACGCAGAGGGCATGAACAATCCTGATCGCAGATGGGAGGTATTGTTTCCTCTGAAACGATCGGTTCAGGATCCCTTCAAGGATCTGACCTTTTTCGATAACCTCCCGGATATCCTGATTTGTCCGCAACGACGTATCGGTGCTGAGAGGTTCCCAGTAGTGGTCGTAAGAGAGCAGGCCCGGACTGTCTGTTGGGACCTCCTCTTCAATGAGTTTTTTAACATCCCTGCTCAACGTCTTGAGGATCTCCCTTTTCTCAACAACAAAAAGTTTCTCGAAGATCTCCAGGTATGCCGGGTGGATGGGGTAGAGAGCAACGTATTCATCAAGCCGTTCGTTCATATCCCCATAAAGTGCGGTGAACTTTCCAAGATGATGCCGGATCATTGCCTTTTGTTCTGGCGTCTTCTTCAGCAACCGTTCAGCCACAACATACGAGACATCCGTCCGGACTATCCGCACCGACTCAAACCGCTTCTGGACCCTCCTCATTGACTCAGCAACGAACTCAAACCGCGGGTTGTCAAAGAGCGCCTCCTGGATCCCGGCCATAAACCGGAACCTGCTCAGACGACAGGATTCACCGATCTCACGCATAAAGTTGAGATCCAGTATCAACTCCTGCTCCTGCCGTGAACGCAGATAGTCAAGGAGTTCGTCAACGACGAGAAGCAACCCTTTGTCGGGGTATTTCTCGTTGAATGCATTCATCATCGCGATAAAGGCATCCTTGTGGTTCACCAATCTGTCTGCAGGAGGAAACGAGTAGTCCACACCAATCTTTGCCAGGTTTCTCTCGAGTTCACCACAGACGATATCACGAAGCGATTGCCGAACAGCTCCGATCTCTGTCCTGATAACCTTAAACTGACCTGCAATCTTCTTTACAGGCTCCTTTATGTCATCGCTCTGGAGATGCTCCACAAGATCCGCGTGCTCTGCAACGGCACTGACAACCGACATCAGGTGCGACTTACCGGTACCATAATTCCCAACAACCAGCAGCCCTTTCTTGTCGAGCGTTGTGTTCAGTTCAAGGTGAGGTATAAGAACCTCGATGAGATTCTTCGCCATCCCATCCGAGATGACATATGTCTCCACAAGGCGCCGGGCCTCATCCTTTTTATCCGCCTCTCGCAACTGAACTACATCTTCAATAGGATCAAACCGAACGAGATCGCCGTATTTCATGCCACAACACACCCCCTCCCATTTGATGATACCGATAGGATCGGGGTATCACCAAGATGATTCCTGCCATACCTCCGGTAGTCATCATGGCCGGTATAAGCGTACACGAGTTCCGATCCATCATAATCTCCGTTCCATGCGGCGATTACGGTTTTGTAACGCCCGAGATTGCTCAGTAAACGGAATGGATCGAGAGCCAGGTCGCGGGAGAACAACACCTCGGTTCTATCGAGCAGCACTGCCTCACCCTCTACCTTCATGATAATCTCGTGAAGTAAGCGTTCGGCCATAATAGGACGGTCGCAAGGAGGTAAATCAAGGAGTCCTCGACTCAGCTCAGTGTTCACGTTGATGCGTGGAAAGCCAAACTGATCTTCGCAGTTGCGCAACACAGCGGAAATCTCTCTTCCTGACCGACCGGTCAGGATGATTAATCTGGTATTTTTAAGCGAAACCGAGTCGAGAGCCTCCCGAATCATCATACAATGCATGAGAATAAGAACCGATAAATGTATCTTAAAAATTGAACTGTCGATACCCCCAGGTGAGTTTGTGGCTCTTTGGCCAGTGATCCTGGAATCAAAAACTCTGCTCAGAAAGATCTATTGAACAGATCTCTCCCGACGATGGAGAGGGGGGAAAAGGGGCCAGCCGCAGAACCTCGGCGTAATTCACCCCCATCCCGCAGATGTCTTGCCGCGGGGATCTCCCTGCACTCTCGGCTCCGGGCGTGCACAACCCGTTGAGACCGAACACGGGTTCCGGGCCCGGATCTCCGATCCGGTCTTGAGCGGATCCCCCCCGCCGCCGGAAAAAAAGATCCCTTAATACCCCCCGGCTATAAATCTCATCTCTCATGGCATTCTCCCTCATCGAGACCGTCATCATACTTGCCATCGGCAGCGGCGCCGGGGTGATGGTCGGGATCATGGGGGGCAGCGGGGTGATGGTGGTGGTGCCCATGCTGACGCTCCTGCTATCTTTCCCCGTCCACACCGCGATCGGCACCAGCCTCCTCATCGACGTCATAGCAACGGTCGTGACCGCCACCATCTACCACCGCCACCAGAACGTCTACATCCGGCCAGGGCTCTGGATAGCGCTTGGCTCGGTCGGCGGCGCCCTGGCGGGGAGCAGGGTTGCCGATATGATACCGGCGGTCGGGATGAGCGGGCTCTTCGCGCTGATGCTCATCCCGACCGGGGTCTACCTCTGGCTGAAGGGGCTTGGCCGTCCCGGTCTCGCCGCCGCCGGCGGCGAGATCGACTCGCCCCGGCTCCCGGTGCAGACCCGGCGCCAGCAGTTCACCGCGCTTGGCCTCGGTGTCTTCGTCGGCATGATGTGCGGGCTCTTTGGCGCCGGCGGCGGGGGGATGATCCTGCTGATCCTGATATTTGTGCTCCGCTACCCCGTCCACCTGGCGGTCGGGACATCCTCGTTCATAATGATGGTAACCGCCGCATCGGGCACGGCGGGCTACATCATCCACTCCAACATCGATATACAGGCAGCGCTGATTGCAAGCGTCCCCACCGTGCTTGCCGCCGGCATCGGTGCCGGTATAGCAAACAGGGTCAGCGAGAGGACGCTTGGCCGGATCATAGGTTTTGTCCTGGCGGCTCTCGGGGTTGCCATGATCGCAACGCGGGTCGTGGCCGGGGGGTGAGGGAAGACCCACCCGTCAAAAAGGTGCCGGCGGTGTAATATGAGGCCATCGGATCGATACCCCGCTCGGATGGCATCACCATGAGTCCTGATGGACACAAGCATACGCACAACAACTATACACAGCACATCCGGGGCGGGCAGCCTGACTCCGATGGGCGAGGTTGAAGATGACCGTGGATTTCACCCTCGATGAGATAACTGAGAGCCTCTCCGACCTGGATCTGGGGATCCTCCACCTGCTGCATGCAGGAGGCAACCCTGCCGTTTTTGGGGATGTCATATTCCAGAAAGAACTTTTTCTCATCGGGAACTGCATCGAGCGGATCGGAGACGAGGCAGACTCCGCCCCCCACCAGTTTGGGCCGTACAGCGAGTCTGCCGAGGTTGCGCCGGATGGTCTCATCGCCCTGGGCGTTGTGAGGAGATCGGAAGGGGGCTATACCCTTGTCTGGGAGAAGGTCTGCTCCGCGCTCCATCCCGAGGAGTCCGAAGCAATAGACGACTTCAAGGAGTTCCTCAACGACCTCAGCGTGGATGATCTCCTCCTCTTCGTCTACGTCACCTATCCTGAATATGCCCACGAGTCCAGAAGGCTACGCAAGATCCAGCAAAGGAGAGCCCCTCTTTCGGCGTCGCTGTACCGGAAGGTAAGTCTTGAGAAAGCCGCGTTTCTTGCCGGGATGAATATAGAGTCATACCTTGATCACCTGAGAGGCGGCGCATGAAGATCTTTGACAGGTTACTGCAGGGTCGGCCAGAAGCATCTACCCGGAGGACGCCCTGATCGGGCATGAGGAGAGTCTTTCAGCGACTGAATTTCGGCAAAAGAGGTTGCTTGCAGACAGTCAACATGCAGCAGCAGTGCCTGGAGTCCTGAAGGGCATTATCGATGGCGTCGCTGGACTACTTCTCGTCGAAGAAGAACGTCGTGCAGAGCGATATCAAGCGTCCTGCAAGACGGAGCGGCAGGTGACCTATCCAGCAGGTTCTCCTTCTTTCCTGGATCGTCATCACCGTCCAACCCGGGGTTTATTTATCCGTCTTTCCGTCATTGCGTCCGGGAATGGGAATCAGTCACAGAAGGCAGGTCACACGATAGAGGGTATAAAGCAACGCGATACCGTGGTCATACACTCCTTTTGGCTCCCACGCCGCAGGCAGGCAGGGCAAAACCGAGATCGGAGATCTACATTCTCGCGTGATAGCAAAAGAGAGTTACCGAAAAAGGTCAGGGAGGCCATATTGAACGATTCGTCAAAGGAGGCTGATATACCGTGTGCGATCACTACCCTGTGTGTAAGACGTGAAGGACGCTCTGGCGCTCCAGCGGCTCAAGGCTGATACGGTCATACCTGGATTCCCAGCCGGTGATCGATATGCGCAGGCGATTAGAATCTACGAGCGGGGACGACAAGCGATATAGGGATGCGGCATGGCCTCTCTCTGCGGCTGCAAGGTTGAGCGCGGGTCTTTCAAAAAGTGGTGGGGCCAGAAGATGGATGATGCGCCGTCTTTTAGTGCCCGCTCTCGGCCTCATCCGCCATCTTTGCCTTCGCCGCAGCGCGGCCAATCAGGACGACCGCAATCACAGCGATGATAGTCACAACGACAGCGTAGACAAACATCGCAACAAGCGTGCTCCGCTCCCCAAAAATGATATCGAAGAGTTCCTGGATGGCGCCGTTCCAGGCAAGAGCGGCGATCAGACCGAACGCCGCCGTGATAAGGGCGGCCATCTTATCGATGACCTCAACTTTGAAAGACGTAATAAACCCACCGACGAGAGGGTGCACGTTTTTGCCAGATAACCCTTTCTGTGGTATGCCCGGGGTATGAGCGGGACGACCCCGAGTGACACCCCGCCTCCCGGCTGTTCAGCCGTGGGAGAAGAGTGGAATTAGCCGGAAGGTTCTCGCCTGAAACCGGGTGAGGGGATGCTCTCCGTTGCACCGTATCGATGGGGAATCGCACCCTGGGGAGGGGGACGGGACTTCTCCCCGCCCCTGTCGCTCGCGTTTCCCGTTGAACGGTATTTATAGATCACCCCCACCTCCCGGCCGCTCCGCGGCCTCCTCCCGCCCCCTCGATAGGGGGCGGGCAGTGCGTGGCGATTGGCCAGATGGCCGTGTCAGGGGACGGGAACAGGATTCTTCGGAGGGTTTTCACCGACGCTCTGGTTGACGCTTTGCAGGGCACGGCATCTATGGGAAATCGCCCCCGTGGGGGAGGGGCTGACGGGGAGGGGGCGGAACGCCCCTTCCCCTGTCGCTCGCGTTTCCCGTTGAACGGTATTTATAGATCACCCCCACCTCCCGGCCGCTCCGCGGCCTCCTCCCGCCCCCTCGATAGGGGGCGGGCAAGTGTTTGGCGATTGGCACGATGGCCGTGCACATGGGGAGAGACAGGATCTTCGGTGAGGTTCTCGCCTGAAACCGGGTGAAGGGATGCTATTCACTGGCACTGTATCTATGAGGTATCACCCCCCTGGGGGAGGGGCTGACGGGGAGGGGGATGGAACATATCCCCCGCCCCCGTCTCCTGCATATCAACCAGACACTCTTTTTCCGTCGGAGGTAGAGACACCCCCGCCTCCCGGCCGCTTCGCTGCCTCCTCCCGCCCCCTCGAGAGGGGGCGGGGCAGTGTGGGGCGATTAGATGATGTCTAACGCCGAAGTCAGACAGATCACTCATCTGGACAGGTATAATGCAGCCCGGTTGAGGGATCGAACATGACTGGAATGTGATTGTCACATTCCTGCCACATTTTCCGATCCGAAATGTGCGCAGATTGTGAAGTCATCATTTCACGGCATTCCTTCGATTGTCCTGGTCTGTGATCCGCCTCATCCGCCCCCAAAGACCCTGATCAGCACCGCCACCACCCCGCCGACGACCCCGCCGGCCCCGGCGCTGACCGTCGAGACCCTCCGCTCCTCGCCCGCTTTCTCGGCCTGCCACCCCTCCAGCGCACGCAGCCGGGCCTCAAAATCCTCGTCCCTGGCCTCCATCCGCTGAAGCGTCCGGCATATCCACTTCACGTCGCGGTTCGTCTCGTAGACGAGCTCCCGGGTGGTCTTCTCGGTGGTCATGGTCTCCTCCTGTGGGAGTATGGGTCGGCTGAATCGAAAAGCCATACGGTAAAGGATATATTGGTGAATCCGGGCAAGATCCAGCGTTTTTGATACAGTCAGGCTGATACCCTCTCCCACCAACCCTATAGTTGTCTGTCACATTCCCGGGAACCCTGGCAGGCAGGAGACAGAACCCATGGCAGACTTTGTGCTGAGTACTGTAAACAGAACGGCGGTCCGGGAACTTTCGGTCCCGATCCCCAACGTAACGGCGTTTAACAACCTCGTCCAGTCGGTCATCGACGACAACCCCTTCGGCTGTGTCGGCTACACCACCTCCGACGGGGAGTATATCGAGCCGGTCGTCCTCAACCGCGAGCACTACACCGCGAAGGTGAACTTCATCGACGGTGATGGGAAGCGTGTCGGGACGGTCTCTCTCAACTCGCCGACGATCGCAGCCTTCGAGGCGAACGCCGCCGAAGTAATGGGCAACGCGGCTCTCGAGGCTGCGATGGGCGGCACCGCCCTCCGCGACCTCCCGCACGAGACCTACTACGCGCAGCTGCGGTGCCACGACCCCTCGGGTGACGACTACTACCTCACCTTCACGAGGAAGACCCTCAGGCTCTCGTCCTACCAGGATGAGGCCATCAGGGACACGGTCGAGACCTGGGCCGACGCTGTTGCGTCGCTGGACTGAAGGGGCCTCTCGCCCCCTTCACTTTCATCCCGCACACACCTCGCATTTAGCAATCCCCTCTTCTCCAGACTCTCACATCTTTCTCCACCCGGGCATAGCGCCCGAAGACCTGCGTCTAGAACGGGAACTCGCGGAACTGGGGTTTCCGGAGGACTGTCTCCCCGTATCGGGTCTTGAGGGATCGGTCCTTGTAGCCGTTCCGATGCGCCTTCCGCGCATCGGTGCGTTCGTACCGGGCAGCTCCTGCCTGCTGGAGGGCCTCTGCGAGCATCACCTGGTTGAGGAACCCGGTGATGAGGGTCTTCATGCCATTCTCCTGATCGGAAAGATAATCTCCGATTAACGCTAAGGGATCCATGGCCCTGTTTCTCCTTTGTCTAAATCTAGGTTGGATCCAGGGCCAATTCCATTTTACAGAACTTTCGTTACGCTACCGATCCGGCACAGCACCCGGATGATCATATGGCACATTGTGGCAAATATGCACAAGTATAAGTATCACGCTGACTGAGAATACACATATGTCTTCCAGCTCGAGTGAAGCAGGCAATCAGATCAAGCGTATCCCCGTCAAAGAGCCCACCTGGAGGGACCTGCACAACCTCAAGGAGGCTGGGCAGAGTTACGATGAACTACTTAGCCAGATGATCCGGCGCGAGCAGGATTATCGGGACTGGCGGATGATCGCCGAGATTGATGAGACCGGCGAGTTCGTAGCCTTTGACCCGGACGATATCTTGCAGGACGACTGACGCGCCGGGGAGCAGGAGAGCGTGTTTACTCTTGTCATTGAGCGAAGGGCACGGGAGTTCGTGAAGAAGCTCCCCCCAAAAACCCGGCGCATCATCGTCGAAAAGATCCTGGAACTCAAAGAAGACCCCTTTCCGGGAGGAAACAAGGAAAAACTCGAGTACCCCCACCCTCCTGCAGTCTATCGCCTGCATATCGGCAGGTCTTTCACGGTATTTTATATCATCGAGCATGAGGAGAGCATCGTCAAGATCGAGAAGATCATGACGATCGAGAAAGCCCATAAGGAGTACTCCCGCAGGTAGGGAGGACGACCCATGCAGATTCATAAGGATATCCTTGCCGCCTTTCCCGGCCTCTCGGTCGCAGAGGGCGTTATCGGCCCGCTCTCGATCCGGGAGACGGCCCCGGCCCTAAAAGCCCTGGGCGACGAGGTCGCCCGCTCGATACGGGAGCGGTATACGCTGGAGAGGATCAAGGACGAACCCCTGTTCAGGGCATACAGGGACTTCTTCTGGAAGGTGGGCGTCGATCCGACCAAAACGCGGCCCGCCTCGGAAGCGCTGGTGAGAAGGATCCTGGCCGGGAAGACGCTCCCGGCGATCAACACCGCGGTGGATGCCTATAACCTGGCCTCGGTCCGCACAGGCATACCCATTGCGGCGTTCGATGCCGATACCCTGGTCGGGGATCTCGCGATGCGGTTTGCTGAAGAGGGCGAGGAGTTCCTCGGCATCGGGATGGCAGCGCCCGTCATGCTCCGTAGGAACCAGGTTATCCTGACGGATGAGGATGCGATCGTCGCCGTCTACCCGTACCGCGACTC from Methanoculleus receptaculi includes:
- a CDS encoding DUF6079 family protein, whose translation is MKYGDLVRFDPIEDVVQLREADKKDEARRLVETYVISDGMAKNLIEVLIPHLELNTTLDKKGLLVVGNYGTGKSHLMSVVSAVAEHADLVEHLQSDDIKEPVKKIAGQFKVIRTEIGAVRQSLRDIVCGELERNLAKIGVDYSFPPADRLVNHKDAFIAMMNAFNEKYPDKGLLLVVDELLDYLRSRQEQELILDLNFMREIGESCRLSRFRFMAGIQEALFDNPRFEFVAESMRRVQKRFESVRIVRTDVSYVVAERLLKKTPEQKAMIRHHLGKFTALYGDMNERLDEYVALYPIHPAYLEIFEKLFVVEKREILKTLSRDVKKLIEEEVPTDSPGLLSYDHYWEPLSTDTSLRTNQDIREVIEKGQILEGILNRSFQRKQYLPSAIRIVHALCVHRLTTGDVSSPIGLTPEEIRDDLCIYLPIPEQDSEFLLTTIESILREIGKTVSGQFISHNDENDMYYIDVRKDIDYDAKIEERADSLDKGILDRYYFEVLAGVMKTPGSTYVPGYRIWEHEVIWRDRQAGRSGYLFFGAPNERSTAQPPRDFYIYFLQPYDPPLFTDELRSDEVFFRLSRMNETFETALRLYAGAREMFTNSSGSNRSIYGAKASEHLKTITKWLRENIITAYDVTYQGVTRPLVELAKEGGINTSGDISDTINDISAHCLAPHFEEIAPDYPHFLQVIRSKEREEAMKDAIKCISGVRVQRGIAVLDGLNLLEDGSINTENSVYARHINDLIRSRGVGQVLNRSEIIGGQRGVEYDLRFRLEPEFVVVVIAAMVYHGDVVVAYPGKKITAANFEDLTRMSVADLTAFKHLELPKEPPIEVLAELFSLIEISPALVRNSATHREAVKQLQARVAGLIEEVVAAKEVLKSSLTLWGQSVLDESRKEDAARKLDDLKVFLESLQRFKTEGQLRNFGSSRADVRKQQKNLEVMREIGDLDKFCRRVAPVTQYLAEAERVLPDDNPFLQSLVEQKKALLEKIRDPETQKTKEFQREFERELNRLKKEYIDEYLRLHGAARLGVEGDNRKKRLMKSPALKAIRELSSIEIMPKGDLTRFEAELTRLKPCFALDSSALENSVTCPYCQFRPADEEISAPLENILSALEDRLDDLYNRWTQTLLENLSDPAVSTSLEALKPDERKLVEDFMAAKELPEKISVEFVKAMQEVLSGLVKVTITRDALMDGLKGNGSPCTVDEFRNRFEGYIKSLTRGREEREIRIVVE
- the brxF gene encoding BREX-3 system P-loop-containing protein BrxF yields the protein MHCMMIREALDSVSLKNTRLIILTGRSGREISAVLRNCEDQFGFPRINVNTELSRGLLDLPPCDRPIMAERLLHEIIMKVEGEAVLLDRTEVLFSRDLALDPFRLLSNLGRYKTVIAAWNGDYDGSELVYAYTGHDDYRRYGRNHLGDTPILSVSSNGRGCVVA
- a CDS encoding sulfite exporter TauE/SafE family protein — encoded protein: MAFSLIETVIILAIGSGAGVMVGIMGGSGVMVVVPMLTLLLSFPVHTAIGTSLLIDVIATVVTATIYHRHQNVYIRPGLWIALGSVGGALAGSRVADMIPAVGMSGLFALMLIPTGVYLWLKGLGRPGLAAAGGEIDSPRLPVQTRRQQFTALGLGVFVGMMCGLFGAGGGGMILLILIFVLRYPVHLAVGTSSFIMMVTAASGTAGYIIHSNIDIQAALIASVPTVLAAGIGAGIANRVSERTLGRIIGFVLAALGVAMIATRVVAGG
- a CDS encoding DUF5654 family protein gives rise to the protein MHPLVGGFITSFKVEVIDKMAALITAAFGLIAALAWNGAIQELFDIIFGERSTLVAMFVYAVVVTIIAVIAVVLIGRAAAKAKMADEAESGH
- a CDS encoding type II toxin-antitoxin system RelE family toxin codes for the protein MFTLVIERRAREFVKKLPPKTRRIIVEKILELKEDPFPGGNKEKLEYPHPPAVYRLHIGRSFTVFYIIEHEESIVKIEKIMTIEKAHKEYSRR
- a CDS encoding B3/B4 domain-containing protein → MQIHKDILAAFPGLSVAEGVIGPLSIRETAPALKALGDEVARSIRERYTLERIKDEPLFRAYRDFFWKVGVDPTKTRPASEALVRRILAGKTLPAINTAVDAYNLASVRTGIPIAAFDADTLVGDLAMRFAEEGEEFLGIGMAAPVMLRRNQVILTDEDAIVAVYPYRDSDATKITRATTTVHIVACGVPGVEREKVHSAYELVVAYLREHAFGIR